The Chitinivorax sp. PXF-14 genome contains the following window.
GGTGACGTTGGCTTCGGCTGCGGCGACTTCAAATGCAGCCTGGTAATCCTTGGGGAGTTTGTTCCATTGGTCGATGTTGACGTAGAAGGTCAGCTGCGGGCCCGGCTCCCACCAGCCCGGGTAGTAGTAGTGCTTCGCCACCTTGTAGAAGCCGAGCTTCTCGTCGTCGTAAGGGCCGACCCACTCGGCCGCGTCAATCGTGCCTTTCTCCAGCGCCGGGTAAATATCGCCACCGGCGATGGTTTGCGGCACCGCGCCGAGGCGCGAGAAGATTTCACCACCGAAGCCCGGGATACGGATCTTGAGGCCCTTGAGGTCGGCCATCGACTTGATCTCGTTGCGGAACCACCCGCCCATCTGCGTGCCGGTATTGCCGCCTGGGAACTGGATGATGTTGTACTCCTTGAAGAACTCGCGCATCAGCTGCAGGCCGCCGCCGAAGTACATCCAGGCATTTTGCTGGCGGGCGGTCAGGCCGAATGGCAGCGAGGTGTCGAAGGCGAAGGCCTTGTTCTTGCCGACATAGTAGTAGCTTGCGGAGTGGCCGCATTCCACGGTGCCCTGCTGGACCGCATCGAGCACCTGCAGGCCGGGGACGATCTCGCCGCCAGCGAAGACGCGGATCTGGAACCGGCCTTCGGTGAGCTGCGAGACGCGGCTGGCCAGCGTTTCCGCCGCACCGAAAATGGTATCCAGGCTCTTGGGGAAGCTCGACGCCAGGCGCCATTTGATCTGCGGCTCGGCGGCGACGGCCGGGGCGGCCACGGTAGCAGCGGCCAGGCCTGCGGCCCCCGCATTCTTCAGAAATGAACGACGTTTCACTCAATTCTCCTACATGGGTTTGATTGG
Protein-coding sequences here:
- a CDS encoding TRAP transporter substrate-binding protein codes for the protein MKRRSFLKNAGAAGLAAATVAAPAVAAEPQIKWRLASSFPKSLDTIFGAAETLASRVSQLTEGRFQIRVFAGGEIVPGLQVLDAVQQGTVECGHSASYYYVGKNKAFAFDTSLPFGLTARQQNAWMYFGGGLQLMREFFKEYNIIQFPGGNTGTQMGGWFRNEIKSMADLKGLKIRIPGFGGEIFSRLGAVPQTIAGGDIYPALEKGTIDAAEWVGPYDDEKLGFYKVAKHYYYPGWWEPGPQLTFYVNIDQWNKLPKDYQAAFEVAAAEANVTMLAEYDAKNPLALVRLLGNGVKLHPYPQDVVAAAQAATFQVYEEEAAKNEKFRRIYTEWLKFRKLQHGWFNIADATMERMMYAPAKPAAAAPKKK